One window of the Triticum dicoccoides isolate Atlit2015 ecotype Zavitan chromosome 3B, WEW_v2.0, whole genome shotgun sequence genome contains the following:
- the LOC119274866 gene encoding probable trehalose-phosphate phosphatase 4, whose protein sequence is MSSEMRDAVQEIASLCATSVVSGRARDKVKNFIMLENLHYAGSHGSDIKLSDETEAYEPASEYQPVINQARERMEEVIRKIKGASVENNRFIFSVHYREVDKKERQLVKKLVKETTKGFSELIVTDGDMVHEVCPKAEFNKGFAVKYILEQLARKNNWDSSQVVAIFIGDDKTDEDAFKVLRGRAGGLGILVSKERKWTKASYSLEDPAEVKSNALHFTPLRL, encoded by the exons ATGTCCAGCGAG ATGCGTGATGCTGTTCAAGAAATTGCCTCCTTGTGCGCCACTTCAGTTGTCAGTGGAAGGGCCCGCGATAAG GTAAAAAATTTCATCATGCTTGAAAATCTGCATTACGCAGGGAGCCACGGATCAGATATCAAACTC AGTGACGAAACAGAAGCCTACGAACCTGCCAGCGAGTATCAACCTGTTATAAATCAG GCGAGAGAGCGTATGGAGGAGGTTATCAGAAAGATAAAGGGTGCATCGGTTGAAAACAATAGATTCATCTTTTCGGTGCACTACAGGGAGGTTGATAAGAAG GAACGGCAACTGGTTAAGAAGCTTGTCAAGGAAACCACTAAAGGTTTTTCTGAGCTGATAGTAACTGATGGTGACATG GTACACGAGGTTTGTCCTAAGGCTGAATTCAACAAGGGGTTTGCAGTCAAGTATATACTCGAGCAGCTAGCCCGCAAAAACAATTGGGACAGTTCTCAGGTGGTTGCTATCTTCATCGGTGATGATAAGACCGATGAAGATGCATTCAAG GTGCTCCGTGGACGAGCTGGCGGACTGGGGATCCTTGTCAGCAAGGAGCGCAAGTGGACCAAAGCGTCGTACTCGCTCGAAGACCCGGCTGAGGTAAAGTCAAATGCATTGCATTTTACTCCACTCCGTCTataa